GTCTATGGTTCCCCTGCAGCTCAGGCAGGAGGGAGGTGCCTGTGATTTCGCAAGCTACAGGGAAGGCCGGGCACCCCTAAGGGACCCGGCCTTCGTTGTGCCGACGGTTGGAACCGTCCTGCCGTTGCCGCCCCGGACGGGGAAAGGATCTCCTCCCCGTCCGGGGCGTATTGTGGTGAAGCATTCTCTTGCTCGGGTGGATCGAGAGGCCTGTTCTACCGCCGCAGCGCCAGGAGCCCCGGCACAATGAGGAGCAGCAGCGCCAGAGCGGAGGGGCCCATGCTGCAGCCGCCGCCGCTGTCGCCGGTCCCTGTGGGGCTCGGTTCCCCTGTGGGCGTTGCCGCCTGGTAGGTCACGATGGCTACGTCGGTTTCCACGGTTCCCACAACCTGGTCCAGGTCGTAGTCGCCGTTATCCTTCACGCTCAGTGTGATCCCGTCGTCGGTCTCTTCGACATCCAGATCCTCGCTGATGTAGTCGGGATCGAATCCTTTCCAGTCGCCGCCCTGGTTTTTCACCAGCACCTTTGTCCTGGTTTCGGCCTGGGCGGTCATCTCGTTGCCGCCGCCATTGCCGATGGTGAAGCGTGTCTTGTCCGTTCCGGCTTCCAGTCTGGTTTTCACCGTGGTGGCCCGGGTCTTGTCCACATCGCCGTTGATCTCGCCGGAGTCCACCAGCCCCTGGACCTGCTGCTGGACTTCCTCCTTCTCTCCGTCGTCCATGGGCTCGACATCGGCGCTGACCGTGCCGGAATCCTCGTCAGGCGTCACGTCGTCGCTGTCCACATCCTCAGGCTCGGAGCCCGGTACCGGCGTGGGCGTGGGTCCGGAGGTCGGCGTGGCGGTGGGTGCCGTCGTCGGCGTAGGTGTGGCTGTGGGTGGCACAGATGTCGGCGTGGCTGTCGGCGCGGGGATCACCCGCTGGGCTTCATAGGCGCCGATGTCGGCCGTGCCGTCGGCCGGCCAGGGGCGCTGCATGCCGCGCTGGTCCATTGCGGGCGCGACGTCGTTGGATGCGTTGTCGAGCGCGGAGCTGCCGTAGAGAAGTGCGCAGGTCTTTGTGGGTCCGCCGTTGTCCTTCAGCGTGTCCAGCATCGGATCGGCGTTGGTGTTGTGGTCGCCGAAGATATTCGGGGTGCTCATGTTGAGAACACAGTAGTCGGCTGTCGATCCCTGGTCGTCGGAAAGCGTAATGAGGTCAGCCGCTTCATCCCAAAGGATTGAGTTTGTTGTTGTTACGGTAGAGGACTCCGCATAGATTGAATTGCCTTCTTGGCTGGCAGCGTTACCGACGAACGTGCAATTTTTGATAGTGGTTTCACTGCCTTCACGGGCATGAACGGCTCCTCCACGGCGCGAAGCAGAATTGCCGTAGAAGGTGCAATTAACTATGGTTGGATTGCTTGGTGTCGGATCTTCATCCCTGTAGGCGGCAATTGCTCCACCATCATTGGTAGCATGATTATTTTCAAATAGGCACCGCCTGATCGTGCTGTCGCTGGCAGGAACATTTGAAATAGCCCCAGCGAGTTTTCCCGCCGAGTTTCCAACAAAGTAACAATCCTCAATGACAGTATCACTGTCATACCAGTTGCCTATGGCTCCTCCTGAACGTGTATGGGCGGTATTGTTTTCAAAAAGTGAGTTTGAGATTTGAGCGGCTGAACCTGAATTAACCACCGCACCGCCGCCCTGAAGCGCTTCGTTGTTCAGGAATTTACAATAGTTAATTACAGGGGAACACTGGTAATTGTATACTGCTCCAGCGGCCCCTGCCTTATTCCCGTCAAAGACATTATTGGTGATTGTGGCGTCTTTGTCCTTGCAGCAGAGAGCCCCGCCCCCCACCGCGGCCTGGTTGTCCAGAAAGGTGCAACGGCGAATGACAGGTCCGGCCTCGTTTTCGGGATGGTTGTCCTTTACATGAAATGCGACCCCGCCGCCGTCGCCGCTTTGGGCCCTGTTTGTGTGGAAGGTGCAGTCCTCAAGCACCAGATTGCTGTCGTTGTCGAGCAAGCCTCCGCCGCTTTCGTCAGCGGTGTTGCCGATGAAAACGCAACCGGAGAAGTCAGCCGTATAGCAGTGGCTTACCAGCACGCCGCCGCCGTGGAAGGCATTGTTCTCTTCAAAGGTGCACTGTTCTAGCGTTAAATTGCTCCGGTATGCCGAGAGGCCGCCTCCTAAATAAGTGGCATGGTTGTTCTTGAAGACGCAGTTTTTTATGGTCACTGTACTCATATAGGTGATATGGATACCTGCGCCGATTTTGTAATACTCTGAAGAATCCAGATCTGCGTATCCGTCACGGATGGTGAACCCGTCGAGAACCACTGTTCCGTCGTGGTCCTGCGAGCTGGTGTCGGGGTCGTCGATTGTCACCACATGGTAGCTGTTGTCGCTGCTCTCTTCCTTTGTTCCGATGTTGCCGGTGAGGATGGTTTCGTAGTTGCTGACACTCCGGTTCCCCATATCGCCGCCCCGGTTCGGGAAGCCGCCATACAGGGAGACGCCCTCTTTGATCTCAAAGGCGATGGCCCTGTCGTTGCTGGTGGGAGCTCCTTCAACGTCGGTGGGAGAGTAGGTCCCTTCGGCCACCCAGACCTCGTCGCCGGAGATAGCCTTCTGCAGGATGCCCGCCAGATCCGAGGAGGCGTTCTCCCAGCTTGAGCCGTCGCCGGAACCGTCTTCGGTGACGAAGTAGCGGGTGCCTGCGGCGTCGTCGGTGAAGGCCTTGAGACAGACATTGGCGTTGCTGTAGCCGGTGGTCAGATCGGTCCAGGCCGTCCCGTTGCGGGAGATGTAGCTCTGCCCCGCCGACGCCGTGGCGTTGCTGCTGCAGCCCCTGATCGGGCGTTCCACCGTGATCGGGTATTCATAGCCGTGACTGGTGAGCCGCACCACAACGGAGAAATAATCCCCTAATGCGGTATAGGTCGGACTGTCCAGCGGTACCGTCACGTAGCCGGAGTGGTCCAGCGAACCTACGGTGGTCCCGGCCGGAACCCCCTGTCCCGGGCTGACGGGCTCCGCCGGCAGGCCTGTGTAGACGGCGATCTCGTAGTCCGCGGAGGCGCCGTTGTTGTAGAACGAGACGGCCCTGAGACGGCTTCGTTGCCCTCGGCCTGGAAGACATTGGCGAACCAGGCGGTTTCCGAGTCGTACCCGACGGTATCGCAGGCGCCCAGGGGATCGTACTGGTAGATATTGTCGTAGTTGTCGGTCTCCTCCACGGTGAAGGCGGTGCCGTGGTAGATGCCCTTGCTGTGGTAGGAGGCATAGAAGTATCCGTTGTCGCCCCAGTCGGTTCCCCAGCTGTTCCGGACGATCCAGGCGCCGTCCCCCGGAGGCTCCGTGGCGAAGTTCTCTCTGGGGTAGCTGTCGTTCCAGCCGACGATGCTGACGCCGTGGTTGGAACCGCCGGGGTCGTGGTCCAGATAGTAGGCGTGGTGCTTCGCGCTCCAGGCGTCCCCGGAGATGACCCCCGAATCGGGGATCATGGCTTCTGTGGCGTACATGCCGATGCCGATCGCTCCGTAATGCGTGAGGGCGTATTTTGTGTTGTCGGCGTTGATGGGGGGCTGGGGAGCGGAACGGGAGGGGGCCAGGTAGAGGTAGGAGGCATGTTGCAGATGCTTCCGCACCGTCTCGTTGCCGGTGGGGTTGGGGCCGCCGTAAGGAACGGCGCTCTCCCAAACCGGACAGTCCCACCTGGCCAGCACTGCCGTGGCTTGCAGGAAATCGCCGCCGGCGTCGGCCCAGGGTTCACCGGTGTCGTTGTCGAAGGTTGGCGTTCCCTTGTACACCTCGTACCCCAGCTGCCACTCCGAGTAGTTCGCTTTGCCCATGCCCTGTTTCATCACGGAAGACTCGATAGCCGCCTGGGTGGCGAAGGTCCAGCACAGGCCGTAGGGCCTCTGCTCCCGGATGGAGGAGACCTCGCCGCGTTCCCGCAGGTCGTAGGATGCCGGGAAGGTCTGCCGCTGTCTGCCGGATTCCGTCTTGAACATCCGCTGCCCGGCCAGGTGGGAGAGGTCCACCGGCGGAGGGATGTAGCCTGTCGGTCTCTGTTGACCTCCTCTATCGCTGTTCGGGCTGTTGTCACTCTGCTGTTTTTCCAGATAGGCGAGGAAGTCCGGGTTCAAAGGCGCCGAATGCGGTGTGGCCGCAAGGGCCGTTCCGCAGTAGAGCAGGGCCGCCAAAATGAACAATGACGCAATACAGGATCTTTGTGCGAAGGGTCTCATGGTACCTCCTTTCTCGCAACTTTCACGCGGGGTATCCCCACTGCACTCAACAGAATTAATGTATTCAATTTACGTAGCAATCTATGATAACCATGACCACGCACAGAATACCTTCTGTGCGTGGCGGCTGCAAGCCTTCGTTGTGTTCTGAAAGATTCTGTTTTCCGGAATCCGGGAGAGATATGCACGGTGTCGTGCCTTCGGTTTGGAGGTGTGGATCCCGTCGACGTCACCCGATTCGCTTCCGGAGACCATCTTCGGGACCTACTGTTCGATCTTTCCCGTATCCTCTGCTTGGGGGATGGACCGTCGGTGTCCGCCCGCCGGCGTTTTGTGCTACCGTGTATCCCACAATCATGCGGTTCTATCGAGGTGATGCTCTGTGGACAAGGCGGCGGCGGTCCGGGGGTTCTTCGCGGAACGTCCCGATACATTGGTGCTCCTCTCCGGGGGGGTGGACAGCGCGGTGCTCGCTCTCCTGGCCGGAGAGGCGGCCCACAGGGTGCGGGCCCTGACGTTCCGGACGCCGCTGGTATCCGGGGACGAACTGGAGACAGCGGCGGCGGTGGCGGCGCATCTGGGCCTGCGGCACAGCGTTGCGGATGCGGATGTCACCACCGACAGGCGCGTGACCGCCAACGGGCCCGACCGCTGTTACTGGTGCCGCAAAAAGCTCCATGCCAAGGCCTGGGAGGAGGCCCGCCGGCTGGGCTGCAGTACTGTGGCCGGCGGCGTCCAGGCCGATGAGATCGCTGAAGGGAGACCGGGGGTGCGTGCCGCCGCGGAGGACGGCATCAGCCACCCCCTGGCCGAGGCGGGCCTGACCAAGAAGGAGATCCGTTCGCTGGCCCGTGCGGCGGGGCTGCCCAACGCCGACCGGCCGCCGGCGCCCTGTCTGGCCACGCGTTTTCCTCCCGGTGTGTCCATGGATCCGCACTGGACGGGCCGGATCGGGGAAGCGGAGCGTCTCCTGAGGGGCGAAGGGCTGCGGGCGTTCCGGGTCCGCTGGTTTCCCCCTGGCGCGGCCATCCTGGAGGTGGCGCCCCGGGAGATGCCGCTGGTCTGGGAGCGAAAGGGGCGAATCGTGACGCTGCTCAGAGAGGTAGGGTTCCCTGTGGTCTCCCTCGATCTGGAGGGATTGCAGCGCGGCAAGATGGAACGTTTTGCGGAGGTGCCAGACCATGATCCTCGTTGATCCCCAGTGCGGTGTGACGGCGTTCGGCCTGGCGGCGGTGCTGGAGGTCCTCTCTCCGGGAAAGGAGCGGGATGCGCTGGTTCTGCCCGGAGGGGAGCGGTTCGAGCTGGTCTTTGCGTCGGAACGGCGCGGCGGCAGGGAGGTGCGCACCGCTTCGGTGACCGGGAGCGGAACCTCCGATAGAGGCATTGCGATGGAGGAGGTCTCCGCTGCCCTCGGAGAGGACTTGGCCTCGGGCGTGTTGCAGGAGTGCCGGGACTATCTCCGTGAGCTGGCCGAGGTCTACGATGAGGCCGGCGAGGCGTCTCCCGGGGGAGGCTTTTGGATTCAGTCCGCCCTGACGGCGCTGGCCGTGTTCCGCCGGATGGCCGTCCCCGGCCGGACATTCCGTTCCCTCCCTGCGGGTGTCGGCGCCGGTATGGAAGAAGACGGAGCCAGGGTGACACCGCTGCCCTGCCCCACCGTTCTGGAGGTGGCGCGCCGTTATGCCTTCCCGGTGCGCGGTCTTCCCGGAACGGGACGCCGCAGCGACGCGGCGGGGCTGCTCCTCCTGGCGCGGCTCTCTGCCCCTGTGGAGCGTCTGCCGTCGATTGTGCCGGGCAGGCAGGTCTACGGCGCCGGAGTCGGCGGGAGCACGGTGCGCGCCATGGAGCTCCGGGAGGCGGAGCTGGAGGAGGTCTGGCTGGTGGAGGCGGCTCTGGACGACGCCACCGGCGAGGAGATGGGCCGGGCCATCGAACAGATCCAGGAGGCGGCGCTGGAGGCCCACGTGGTCCAGGGGATCGGCAAGAAGGGACGGCCGCTCTATCTGCTGCGGGCCCTGGCGCGGGGCGACCAGCTGGAAGCGGTGCTGGAACGCTACTTCCGGGACACGCCCACCATCGGTGTGCGCTACTGGCCGGTGGGGCGCTTCCGGATGCAGCGGGCCGTCCGGGATGGCGAACTGCTGGTGGACGGTTGCCGCCTGCCCACCAGGGTGAAGATCTCCCGGTTGGGCGATATCCTCAAGGGGAAGGCCGAGGCCGACGATATCGGGCGGTACCTCCGCACCCCGAAGGACGGGTAGACCGAAGAGCCGGAAAGTGTTGCCAATATTCTGGGCAACCCTTGCGTTGAGCAGCGTGGTGTGTATAATAACGTAATAGGTTTGCTATCATGTCCACATACCTGTATAGTTGTATATTCAGCAACCATGATAAAGTTTCTTCAGGGTGACGTCATACTTCAGGGAATGGAGCGCTGCGCTGTATGGACGAACGGGAACTGCGGCTGCTGGCGGAGAAACTGCAGAGCGGGGAGATCACGATCAGGAGCTTTGTGGATGCTCTGAAGGGGCTCCCCTTCAAGGATCTGGGAGAGGTCAAGCTGGATACCCACAGAGCCCTGCGGAACGGCTTCCCCGAGATTATCTACTGTCCCGGCAAGTCGCCTGGACAGCTGGAGCGCATTGCCGCGACCCTCGGCGAGGGGGGAGGCAATGCGCTTTTTTCGCGCATCGACAAGGAGCAATACGAACGGGTGCGTTCGCTGCTCCCCGGTCTGGAGTATCTCGAAAACGCCGGGATGGCCCGGCTCTGGCGGCAGAGGGACGTGGCGGAGAGGGGCCGGGTGCTCGTGGTCACCGGGGGCAGCAGCGATGTCCCCGTGGCCGAGGAGGCGGCCGTCACTGCGGAGACCATGGGCTGTACGGTGCGGCGGGTCTTCGACGTCGGTGTGGCGGGGCTGCACCGGCTGCTGGCCAATCTCGACGCCATCTTTGAGGCCCGGGTCATCGTCGCCATTGCCGGGATGGACGGTGCTCTGCCCAGTGTCGTGGCGGGGATCGCCTCCTGTCCGGTGGTCGCCGTGCCCACCAGTGTGGGATACGGCGCGGCCCTGGGAGGGATCGCGCCGCTGCTGACGATGCTCAACTCCTGCGCGCTGGGTGTGACGGTGGTGAATATCGACAACGGTATCGGTGCGGGATACGCGGCGGCACTGATGGTGGATCACGACTCTACGGGGAGGGAAGGATCGGCTTCATGAATACTGTCCTCTATCTCAACTGTTTTTCCGGTATCAGCGGCGATATGGTGCTGGGCGCCCTCCTGGATATCCTGGGGGAGCGGGAGCTGCAGCCCTTCCTCGAGGGGCTGGCGCTGGAGGGATACGGCGTGACGGTGCGGCAGGCGAAGAAGGCGGGCATCGCGGGACTGGATGTGCAGGTCCACGCCGAGGAGGCCCATCCGCATCGGGGGCTGCGGGATGTGCTGGATATCCTGGAGCAGAGCGAGCTGAGCCCCTTTGTGCAGGAGAAGGCCGGGGCCGCCTTCCGTCTGATGGCCGACGCCGAGGGCGTCGTCCACGGCATGCCGCCGGAGGAGGTGCACTTCCACGAGGTCGGCGCCGTGGATTCCATCGTGGATATCGTCGGCGCCTGTGCCCTGATGGAAGCCCTGCAGCCCGCGGCGGTTGTCGCCTCGGCCGTCAATGTGGGGTCCGGTACAGTGCACTGCGCCCACGGCGAGTTCCCCGTTCCGGCCCCGGCGACACTGAAACTCCTGGAGGGAATCCCCGTCTATGCCAGGGGCGAGGCCATGGAACGCACCACTCCCACCGGTGCGGTGCTGCTGCGGACCTTTGCCGATCGCTACGGACTGCTGCCCCGGGGTGTGGTGGCCGCCACCGGCTATGGTCTGGGCGACCGCGATTCGGACCTGCCCAACCTGCTGCAGGGGGTGTTGCTGGAGGCCTCCGGGCATACCCAGGGCCGGGAGGAACACCACGGCCATCCGCAGGAACACGCCGGGCATCAACACGGCCATCCCCACGAGCATCCCCACAGTCACGACCATCACCACGGAGGGGAACACGACGCCCCGGCAGAGTAAGAGGCGAATCCGGGCTTTCCCCGGCAGCCGATAGATGGAGTCAGCCCGTCTGCGGCGCAGCGTCTGCGTGACGCAACGCGAAAAGCAGCCCCCCAGCGGGGTGTCTGCAGCCGCAGGCGGGGAGGGACATCTCTCGCCCGTCACAGCCCACAATGGTTGGCCTGGGAGATCGGTACGATCTGTTGCCGCTGTCACACCGCAGCGGAACGGTGCGGAACGAGCAGAAAGGGGGTATGGGTGGAGGGAGACATCCCGTCTGACGGAAACAGAAGTGATTGAGCCAAAATGAAGAGTTTCGAATCCCAGGAGGTGTATACGGTAATGCAAAAGGAGATCTATGCCGCCATCGCGGCGTCCAATACCTTTGTAGAGAACACCACAAGCGACCGTCTCGAGGCGATCACCAAGGGCCACGGCATGCTGAACCTCGCCGTCTACAGCGCGGCGAACGCGATGACCGAGGAGATCCTCAACGGCAGGAGCACCAAGCTCTCCGACGCCAATATGGAGTATCTGCCGGTGGACTGCATCATGGACAAGGGGATCGAGGCCGCCAAGGAGGCCGGCGCCGACGCCGCCAACGCGGCGCTGATCGTCGCGGTCTTTCTGAACCTCGCCGGCACCGCCTCCAGAGCAGGCGTCCCGGCGGGGAACCGCAAGCTCGGCTCCATGGCCAGAATGAAGGCCGGTGCGAGCAGAGCCGGTGTCCAGGCGATCCCCACCTCGAAGCTGACCAACAAGATCTCCGCCTTCCCGGCGGTGAAAGCCATCTACGACGCCATCGACAAGGGCGAGATCACCCGCTTCAATGGCGCCGACGTACCGCCCTTCGTGGCAGGCGGCGCCGTCTACGGGCATAGCGTGCTCGGTGAGGACATGATCTATGCCGACATCACCCTGAAGGGGACCAAGGTGGGCGTGGAGGCCATGTTCCGGGCCTACCAGAACGTGGGCATCAACCCCAATCCCTGGCTGTCGGCGGCGCTGGCCGCTGCAGCGACGCTGGAGATCGTCAACCCCGACGGCATGATCGGCGAGGAGTACGGCGAGTTCTTTGTCCAGGGGACGGGCTATCTGGCCGGCAAGGGCGCCGCCGAGGCGGCCGGCTTGCCGGAGAAGCTCCACCTCCGCGGTACCGGCGAGGAGTTCGACACGGCTTCCCTCATCGGTGACCTGGGCATGATCCTCAAGGACGTGGGCGCTCCGACCGTTGTTGGGATGATGACCTTCAACGAGATGATGGCCGCCTTCCAGGAAGGCCCGATGATCGGCGCGGGTTTCGGCGCCGGCCCGGTCAACCCGCCGCTGGCCCATCTGGTGGGGGACTGCATCTGCGCCGCCAAGAAGCTCATCGACACCGAGGGCGACAAGGACGCCGCCGCCGACATGATCCGGGAGATGAAGCTCAACGAGTGGATCGATCCCGAGATCTCGGCCTTCTCCGGCAACACGGTGGCCCACAAGGCCGAACAGGTGCGGCGCGGCCCCGTGACCTCGGCGGTGATCATGGGCACCCAGGGAATCCGCAACAACATGGAGTACCGGCTGGCCAAGTATGCCCTGGACGAGCTTGAAGCCGGCAAGGATCTCAAGGATATCTGCTACGACATCGACGTGAAGCGCCAGGAGAAGGTGGAGCAGCGTACCGGTATGATTCTGGGCGGGCTCTTCGGCAAGGAGATCGGCATCAAGTTCAGTAAGCTGAAGGGCGGCGCCCGCCGCAGCCATCCCTTCGCCGAGACCTTCTGGGGCTTCGACGCCGATATCGACGCCGTTGTCACCGTGGACGGCAAGGAATTCAAGATCGAAGGCCTGTCCCACAAGACGGTGCCCGATGTGGTGCTCAACAAGAAGTCCGACTGGACCATTCCTATCACGGTGGCTTCCGTGGCGGCCCAGGAGCTCATGTACATCGGCTGCTGCACGGTGAACGTGGTGATCCCCGCCGCTGTGGCGGCGACCTCCGGCAAGATGGGCTGGAAGGACGCCGGCAAGTACGCCGAGAAGGGCGCCAGCATCACCAACGCCATCCCCGGCGCCAAGGACAAGGCCCGCGAGGTGGCCCGTCTGGCCGTGCGTCTCATGCAGGATATGGAGGACGTCAAAGAGTAGGAACGCTATGGTGGAAGGAGGGGGCCGGATGGCCCCCTCCTTTGCTGCCTGCAAGAGAGATGGGGTGTCCATGCTACTGCTGGTCAATGCCGACAACATTTCCGGTGAGGGGCTTCCCTACCTGATCGACGGACTGATGGACCGTGGTGCGGCGAGTGTCCATGCCGTTCCGGCCGTTACCAAGAAGGGGCGCAGCGAGTTCCTCTTCTTTATCGATGCGCCCCGGAGCTGTCTGCAAGCCCTGGGGGCCTTTCTGGCGCTGGAGCTGGACACGTTGGGCATGAGGGTCATCGAGCCGGAGCATGTGCCCTTCACGCCCGTACGGCACAGGGTGGTCGGCGTTGCGGCGGAAGGTCTCCGGGGAGCCTCACTGGAGGTGCGCGTCAAGGAGACCCGGGGAACCGACGGCGCGCGTTCCTGCAAGGCCGAGTACGATGACCTGGAGCGGGTGCTGCAGAGCGGCATGGCCGACCCCCCTCTCTCCTTCAAGATCGTGAAGTCCGCCGTGGAGCTTGCCGTCATGAGCGGCGAGCCGGTCCATGTGGGCGGACTGGGTTTTACCCCGCCTGAAGAAACCGAAGGGGCGTAATCCCTTGCCGGGCGGAGAAACGGGAAGGAGCGATGCAGCGGTGAAAAAGATTCTGCTTCAGCTGGATACCGACATACAGCCCAGTGTGTTCGACGCGGTGACGGCCTACGACGGCGGCGCCGACGCCCTCCTGCAGCATGGAGGGATCACGCCGGAGAACGCCGTGCCCCTGGTGCACGGGGTGATGTTCACCCGGGGCGGCGAGAAGTCGAAAAACAGCGCCGTCTTTGTGGGCGGCTCCGATGTGGCCGCCGGCGAGGCGGTGATGGAGGCCGTCAAGGGCGCCTTCTTCGGGCCGGTGCGCAACTCGGTGATGCTCGATTCCAACGGCTGCAACACCACCGCCGCGGCGGCCGTGGCCAAGCTGGTCGGCGTGGCGGACGTGAAGGACCGGAAGGTCGTTGTGCTGGCCGGAACCGGCCCGGTGGGACAGCGTGCGGCGGGCTTCTTCGCAGGCGAGGGCGCCAGGGTCACCCTCACCTCCCGGAGCATGGAGAAGGCACAGAGGGCCTGCGATCAGGTGAACAGGCGTTTCGACAGCAATGTGGAAGCGGCCGAGGTGAACGACGAAGCCTCCACCGCCGCCGTGCTGGAAGGCGCCGTAGCGGTGCTGGCCACCGGGGCCGCCGGAACGATGCTGCTCCCCGAATCGATCTGGAAGGGCCACGCCACCCTGAAGGCTTTGGGCGATCTCAACGCCGTACCGCCTTCGGGGATCGAGAACATCAAGCCCCACTGGAACGGCAAGGATAAGGACGGCCAGATCATCTTCGGCCCCATCGGTGTGGGCGGTTTGAAGATGAAGGTTCAGCGGGAGTGCGTGGCCCGGCTCTTCGGGAGCAACGAACTGGTGCTGGATGCCGGTGAGGTCTACGATATCGTGAAGGAGCTCAAAAACGACTGACCTGCCTGCCTGCCGCGGAGAGGCAGGCCTGGACGTCGGCCCACAGAGGCGCGTGTAGCCGCCGTGTCCCCTGCCGATGCTCCCCTCCTTCTGGTGGGATTCAGCATCAGGGCGATGGCCTGCTCCGCCGCGATCGCGGGATACCGCCGGATCACGGCGGTGGACGCCTTCGGCGACAGCGACCTCCACGGCTGCGCCCGCACCGTCTCCACGGGACGCGATCTGGGGATGCCCTTCTGCGACCAGGCGCTGCGTTCCGCCTGTGCGGGGATCCCGCGGCGCTGGTTCGCCTACGGTGGAGGGATGGAGCATCGTCCCGACCTGGTGGCGGAGCTCGCCGGGGGAGCTGGTCTGCTGGGCAACCCGCCGGAGGTCCTCCGGCGGGTTCGTGATCTCCGGCGGCTCCACCGTGTCTGCCGGGAGGAGGATATCCCCGTACCGGCCACGCTGCACCCTCCGCAGGACAGCTGTCCCAGAGACGGTGCCTGGCTGCGCAAGCGGACCGCTTCGGCAGCGGGGGCCGGTGTGTGCGGGGATGACGGGGGTTCTCTCCGGGAGGGCGAGGTCTTTCAGCGGCATGTCCCGGGGCGGGTGATCTCCTGTGCCTTCCTGGCCGCTCCCGAGGGGGTGCGGCTCCTGGGGGTCACCGAACAGCTGGTGGGGCGGGAGGCCTTCGGCGCTTCGGGGTTTCTCTGGTGCGGGAATGTCACGCCCCTGCCGGGGAAAAGCGAAATGGTGCGGTGGGTTGCGGAGCACTGCCGGCGCTACGCCGGGGCGCTCACCGGAAGGTTCGGTCTGGTGGGGCTGAACGGCATCGACTTGGTGCTTCCCCCCGCGGGACCGCCGGTGCTTCTGGAGGTGAACCCCCGCTTTACGGGCTCTATGGAACTCTTTGACGTTCCGGACAGACCGCTTTTCGGGCTCCACAGTGCGGCCTGTCTGGAGGGGGAGCTGCCTGATGCGGGTCCTTGGGAGGAAGGGGGGCTCTTCAGGGGGAAGGCCGTCGTCTATGCCCGCAGACCCTGCCGTGCCCCCGGTACGGATGAATGGCGCCGGCGGGGGCGGCGGGACATCCCCTGGAAGGGGGACCGTTTCGCGTCCGGTGAGCCCATCTGCACCGTTCTGGCCTCGGCTCCCGATGGGGCGGGCTGTCTGAACGGACTGGAGCGTCAGGCGGAGGATGTCTACCGCGAGATGCTGTGTCTCCGGGATGGTGCGGGCTGATGCCTCTCAGGATTGCCAAGGAAGAGCGGGAAGGAGGAACCAGACCACTATGGCTGATGTGGATACTGCCCGTCGGTTCGTGCTCGTCACGGGACGGACGCCTGGGCAGACCAGAGGGATGCACCGGGGGAAGACCACCGACGAGTACCGGGAGGCCGTCTCGGTGGTGCAGCTGCACCCCGAGGCCCTGTCGGTGCTGGGTGTTCGGGAGGGGCAGACGCTTCTGCTGCGCACCGCCGCCGGCGAGGAAAGCTTCACGGTCCGGACGGACAGCGGGCTGCCCCGGGACA
Above is a window of Synergistales bacterium DNA encoding:
- a CDS encoding right-handed parallel beta-helix repeat-containing protein encodes the protein MGERRSLRRPQPHRQRDGAEASATCLLPLPGPLPFRSPAPHQRRQHKIRPHALRSDRHRHVRHRSHDPRFGGHLRGRLEREAPRLLSGPRPRRFQPRRQHRRLERQLPQRELRHGASGGRRLDRPEQLGNRLGRQRILLCLLPQQGHLPRHRLHRGGDRQLRQYLPVRSPGRLRYRRVRLGNRLVRQCLPGRGQRSRLRAVSFYNNGASADYEIAVYTGLPAEPVSPGQGVPAGTTVGSLDHSGYVTVPLDSPTYTALGDYFSVVVRLTSHGYEYPITVERPIRGCSSNATASAGQSYISRNGTAWTDLTTGYSNANVCLKAFTDDAAGTRYFVTEDGSGDGSSWENASSDLAGILQKAISGDEVWVAEGTYSPTDVEGAPTSNDRAIAFEIKEGVSLYGGFPNRGGDMGNRSVSNYETILTGNIGTKEESSDNSYHVVTIDDPDTSSQDHDGTVVLDGFTIRDGYADLDSSEYYKIGAGIHITYMSTVTIKNCVFKNNHATYLGGGLSAYRSNLTLEQCTFEENNAFHGGGVLVSHCYTADFSGCVFIGNTADESGGGLLDNDSNLVLEDCTFHTNRAQSGDGGGVAFHVKDNHPENEAGPVIRRCTFLDNQAAVGGGALCCKDKDATITNNVFDGNKAGAAGAVYNYQCSPVINYCKFLNNEALQGGGAVVNSGSAAQISNSLFENNTAHTRSGGAIGNWYDSDTVIEDCYFVGNSAGKLAGAISNVPASDSTIRRCLFENNHATNDGGAIAAYRDEDPTPSNPTIVNCTFYGNSASRRGGAVHAREGSETTIKNCTFVGNAASQEGNSIYAESSTVTTTNSILWDEAADLITLSDDQGSTADYCVLNMSTPNIFGDHNTNADPMLDTLKDNGGPTKTCALLYGSSALDNASNDVAPAMDQRGMQRPWPADGTADIGAYEAQRVIPAPTATPTSVPPTATPTPTTAPTATPTSGPTPTPVPGSEPEDVDSDDVTPDEDSGTVSADVEPMDDGEKEEVQQQVQGLVDSGEINGDVDKTRATTVKTRLEAGTDKTRFTIGNGGGNEMTAQAETRTKVLVKNQGGDWKGFDPDYISEDLDVEETDDGITLSVKDNGDYDLDQVVGTVETDVAIVTYQAATPTGEPSPTGTGDSGGGCSMGPSALALLLLIVPGLLALRR
- the larE gene encoding ATP-dependent sacrificial sulfur transferase LarE gives rise to the protein MDKAAAVRGFFAERPDTLVLLSGGVDSAVLALLAGEAAHRVRALTFRTPLVSGDELETAAAVAAHLGLRHSVADADVTTDRRVTANGPDRCYWCRKKLHAKAWEEARRLGCSTVAGGVQADEIAEGRPGVRAAAEDGISHPLAEAGLTKKEIRSLARAAGLPNADRPPAPCLATRFPPGVSMDPHWTGRIGEAERLLRGEGLRAFRVRWFPPGAAILEVAPREMPLVWERKGRIVTLLREVGFPVVSLDLEGLQRGKMERFAEVPDHDPR
- a CDS encoding LarC family nickel insertion protein; protein product: MILVDPQCGVTAFGLAAVLEVLSPGKERDALVLPGGERFELVFASERRGGREVRTASVTGSGTSDRGIAMEEVSAALGEDLASGVLQECRDYLRELAEVYDEAGEASPGGGFWIQSALTALAVFRRMAVPGRTFRSLPAGVGAGMEEDGARVTPLPCPTVLEVARRYAFPVRGLPGTGRRSDAAGLLLLARLSAPVERLPSIVPGRQVYGAGVGGSTVRAMELREAELEEVWLVEAALDDATGEEMGRAIEQIQEAALEAHVVQGIGKKGRPLYLLRALARGDQLEAVLERYFRDTPTIGVRYWPVGRFRMQRAVRDGELLVDGCRLPTRVKISRLGDILKGKAEADDIGRYLRTPKDG
- the larB gene encoding nickel pincer cofactor biosynthesis protein LarB, which produces MDERELRLLAEKLQSGEITIRSFVDALKGLPFKDLGEVKLDTHRALRNGFPEIIYCPGKSPGQLERIAATLGEGGGNALFSRIDKEQYERVRSLLPGLEYLENAGMARLWRQRDVAERGRVLVVTGGSSDVPVAEEAAVTAETMGCTVRRVFDVGVAGLHRLLANLDAIFEARVIVAIAGMDGALPSVVAGIASCPVVAVPTSVGYGAALGGIAPLLTMLNSCALGVTVVNIDNGIGAGYAAALMVDHDSTGREGSAS
- a CDS encoding LarC family nickel insertion protein, which gives rise to MNTVLYLNCFSGISGDMVLGALLDILGERELQPFLEGLALEGYGVTVRQAKKAGIAGLDVQVHAEEAHPHRGLRDVLDILEQSELSPFVQEKAGAAFRLMADAEGVVHGMPPEEVHFHEVGAVDSIVDIVGACALMEALQPAAVVASAVNVGSGTVHCAHGEFPVPAPATLKLLEGIPVYARGEAMERTTPTGAVLLRTFADRYGLLPRGVVAATGYGLGDRDSDLPNLLQGVLLEASGHTQGREEHHGHPQEHAGHQHGHPHEHPHSHDHHHGGEHDAPAE